One segment of Gilliamella sp. ESL0441 DNA contains the following:
- the csrA gene encoding carbon storage regulator CsrA: protein MLILTRRVGETLIIGDDVVITILGVKGNQVRIGINAPKEVSIHREEIYNRIHQAQNKADEVSEPKE, encoded by the coding sequence ATGTTAATTTTAACTAGGAGAGTAGGTGAAACACTAATAATTGGTGACGATGTCGTTATTACCATTTTAGGCGTGAAAGGCAATCAGGTCAGAATTGGTATTAATGCACCTAAAGAAGTTTCTATTCATCGAGAAGAAATCTATAACAGAATCCATCAGGCGCAAAACAAGGCTGATGAGGTTTCTGAGCCTAAAGAATAG